A genomic segment from Mycteria americana isolate JAX WOST 10 ecotype Jacksonville Zoo and Gardens unplaced genomic scaffold, USCA_MyAme_1.0 Scaffold_219, whole genome shotgun sequence encodes:
- the LMTK3 gene encoding LOW QUALITY PROTEIN: serine/threonine-protein kinase LMTK3 (The sequence of the model RefSeq protein was modified relative to this genomic sequence to represent the inferred CDS: inserted 2 bases in 2 codons; deleted 1 base in 1 codon) has protein sequence MVAPTPQRGPGCGGRGPPPSCRPPPPPPPPPWPRSGPTASWGPPPPRGDLPRGGGRCPPPYAVVLISCSGLVAFVLLLLTCLCCKRGDVGFKEFENPEGEEDSGEFTPPAEETSSSPSLPDVYVLPLGEVGGPGPPPPPADPSKPPGLSRQQLSYLQEIGTGWFGKVILGELLGDASPAQVVVKELRAGAGAPEQRRFLAEAQPYRSLQHPNLLQCLGLCGESGPLLLVMEYCQLGDLKRYLRAQRGGRGGTPELPPRDVATLQRLALEVTLGLRHLHRHGYVHSDLALRNCLLTSELTVRLGDYGLAHSNYREDYYVTPERLWVPLRWVAPELLAETRGTLAVAEQSKESNVWSLGVTLWELFELGVQPYRHLSDQELLGRLMRRRPLALGRPRLRLPHADGWFGVLQSCWRPPPQRPLPGGAAPPAEHPPAGVPRGGPRPRPXPPRPPSAFPLLDAFPGPDPEDVLTVTQSSRGRLAFECLWERARGGRAGGVPXPPKIVPVPWGTPGVLPVLGARSPSGTSEYYIRLEEHEGGGDAVGTVATSGPPVVPDRRGGLNPFRGVQETALMGGAGEGWGERSSAGSTAGSGGSSPRRPLACPLCRGDEEGDDGDAPPAPPVPAPWPAPRCAGDDSSLRAERGSLVECPAATEVTEATEAAGHPGIWGPEGRGTGVGRDEVAPDVPVDTRDVTYPTRDGTWGTRDIPCGTRDVPVDTRDVTYPTRDGTWGTRDIPCGTRDVPADTRDVTHPPRDGTWGTRDVPFGIRDVPVDTRDVPFVTRDVTFVTRDVPLDRGDGARGTRDVPVGTLDRRDSAWGTGEVPVDTRDSAPGHQGRPRGRVFPRGGPWGPPPGSPFPGASIPVAVAMPPLAALAEGPEEEKVALVPGVLGDPLGDTPAVTPRPDRATQGGAPRGDGPQRGAKRCPQGDAKRCPRRGPQRGAKRCPKEMPRDGPKGVPKDVPVGVPREVPRDVGTSPRSCPRGSSGRCPEGDPKRCPKRSPEKCPKRSPKGSLRRCPEMSPKAALEKVPKGSQGGAQSPQRGPQPGPQRGRRARVHPSPRSVPEEMPRDVPKEMQEMSPKASPKRCQEMSPRKCQEMMSPKVSPKRCSEMSPKASPRRCQEMSPRRRQEMSPRRRQEMSPKASPRRRQEMSPQGTQTRSPRGSPAKLPGEPSPKGPPEASPSPRAPPSPLGQRPGDSGYETETSPSPAAGAGGGGAAGAAATPGTPVPRRGQGDRDGDVPGATAEGGFVVQVCQERLQVTLREDVTRNLLAPRGQDGRPEAPGRGGAGGGRGGDNGNGAAATDVPVPAATPVPAATPSSADIRAKASRLSLPLPPLALRPFPRRGPRAPRWETAEARGPPEEEEEEEEEEDEDEEEEAEEAAAAGGGGPAGPVVPVVVTRWDGRGLRGLLKSPRAAAEAEAALARKRKMVSFFDDVTVYLFDQETPTNELSCQSAAEGEEAEPDAFAPPGGIGGVFEWEEEQGPPGPPLGGDPRRGTRFTVCPALEPPRGPPEPERPTAPPIEN, from the exons ACCCATCGAAGCCCCCGGGTTTGAGCCGGCAGCAGCTGAGCTACCTCCAGGAGATCGGCACCGGCTGGTTCgggaag gtgatcCTGGGGGAGCTGTTGGGGGACGCCAGCCCGGCGCAGGTGGTGGTGAAGGAGCTTCGAGCCGGCGCCGGAGCCCCCGAGCAGCGACGCTTCTTGGCCGAAGCTCAACCCTACCG GAGCCTCCAGCACCCCAACCTGCTgcagtgcctggggctgtgcGGGGAGAGCGGGCCGCTGCTGCTGGTCATGGAGTACTGCCAGCTG ggggACCTGAAGCGATACCTGCGGGCgcagcgggggggccgg ggggggacaccggagCTGCCCCCCCGCGACGTGGCCACGCTGCAGCGGTTGGCGCTCGAGGTCACCCTGGGGCTGCGACACCTTCACCGCCACGGCTACGTCCACAG CGACCTGGCCCTCCGCAACTGCCTGCTGACCTCGGAGCTGACGGTGCGGCTGGGGGACTACGGGCTGGCCCACAGCAACTACCGG gagGACTACTACGTGACCCCCGAGCGGCTGTGGGTCCCCCTGCGCTGGGTGGCCCCCGAGCTGCTGGCCGAGACCCGGGGGACCCTCgcggtggcagagcagagcaaggagAGCAACGTCTG GTCGCTGGGGGTGACGCTGTGGGAGCTGTTCGAGCTGGGGGTCCAGCCCTACCGGCACCTCTCGGACCAGGAGCTCCTCGGCCGCCTGATGCGCCGGCGCCCGCTGGCCCTCGGCCGCCCCCGCCTCCGCCTGCCCCACGCCGACGGCTG GTTCGGGGTGCTGCAGTCCTGCTGGCGCCCGCCCCCCCAGCGTCCCCTCCCTGGAGGAGCTGCACCGCCGGCTGAGCACCCTCCtgcgggggtcccccgggggggtccccggccccggc ccccccctcgccccccctccGCCTTCCCCCTCCTCGACGCCTTCCCCGGCCCCGACCCCGAGGACGTCCTTACCGTCACCCAGAGCAGTCGGGGACGTCTGGCCTTCGAGTGTCTTTGGGAACGTGCCCGGGGGGGGCGCGCCGGTGGGGTGC CCCCCCCCAAAATCGTCCCGGTACCttgggggacccccggggtgctGCCGGTGTTGGGCGCCCGTAGCCCTTCGGGGACCAGCGAGTACTACATCCGCCTGGAGGAACACGAAGGCGGGGGGGACGCGGTGGGGACGGTGGCCACCTCCGGCCCCCCCGTCGTCCCCGACCGTCGCGGGGGGCTCAACCCCTTTCGGGGGGTGCAGGAGACGGCGCTgatggggggggccggggaggggtggggggagcgcagctcGGCGGGGAGCAcggccggcagcggggggagcagcccccggcgTCCCCTGGCTTGTCCCCTCTGCCGGGGGGACGAGGAGGGGGACGACGGGgacgccccccccgccccccctgtACCTGCGCCCTGGCCCGCGCCGAGGTG CGCCGGGGACGACTCGTCCCTGCGGGCCGAGAGGGGCTCCTTGGTGGAGTGTCCGGCGGCCACCGAGGTCACCGAAGCCACCGAGGCCGCCGGTCACCCCGGGATTTGGGGGCCGGAGGGGCGGGGGACAGGGGTGGGGCGAGATGAGGTGGCACC AGACGTCCCCGTGGACACGAGAGACGTCACCTACCCCACGAGAGATGGCACCTGGGGTACAAGGGACATCCCCTGCGGCACCAGAGACGTCCCCGTGGACACGAGAGATGTCACCTACCCCACGAGAGATGGCACCTGGGGTACAAGGGACATCCCCTGTGGCACCAGAGACGTCCCCGCGGACACGCGAGACGTCACCCACCCCCCGAGAGATGGCACCTGGGGCACAAGGGACGTTCCCTTTGGCATCAGAGACGTCCCCGTGGACACGAGAGACGTCCCCTTCGTCACAAGAGACGTCACCTTCGTCACGAGGGACGTCCCCTTGGACAGAGGTGACGGCGCCAGGGGCACGAGGGACGTCCCCGTGGGCACGCTGGACAGACGTGACAGCGCCTGGGGCACCGGGGAGGTCCCCGTGGACACAAGGGACAGCGCCCCGGGGCACCAGGGACGTCCCCGAGGGAGGGTTTTCCCCAgggggggtccttggggaccCCCGCCAGGGTCCCCCTTCCCGGGCGCCAGCATCCCCGTGGCCGTGGCCATGCCACCGCTGGCCGCGCTGGCCGAGGGTCCCGAGGAGGAGAAGGTGGCCCTGGTGCCCGGGGTTCTCGGGGACCCCCTCGGGGACACCCCCGCGGTCACCCCTCGGCCAGACAGGGCCACCCAGGGCGGCGCCCCAAGGGGGGAC GGTCCCCAGAGAGGTGCCAAGAGATGTCCCCAAGGAGATGCCAAGAGATGTCCCCGTCGGGGTCCCCAGAGAGGTGCCAAGAGATGTCCCAAGGAGATGCCAAGAGATGGCCCCAAAGGCGTCCCCAAAGACGTCCCCGTCGGGGTCCCCAGAGAGGTGCCAAGAGATGTAGGGACGTCCCCACGGAGCTGCCCAAGGGGCTCCTCGGGGCGGTGTCCAGAAGGGGACCCGAAAAGGTGTCCCAAGAGGTCCCCAGAGAAGTGTCCCAAGAGGTCCCCAAAAGGGTCTCTGAGGAGGTGCCCAGAGATGTCCCCAAAGGCGGCCCTGGAGAAGGTCCCCAAGGGGTCCCAAGGAGGTGCTCAAAGTCCCCAACGGGGTCCCCAGCCAGGTCCCCAAAGGGGTCGCCGGGCAAGGGTCCACCCAAGTCCCCGAAGCGTCCCCGAGGAGATGCCAAGAGATGTCCCCAAGGAGATGCAAGAGATGTCCCCAAAGGCGTCCCCAAAGAGATGCCAAGAGATGTCCCCAAGGAAATGCCAAGAGATGATGTCCCCAAAGGTGTCCCCAAAGAGATGTTCAGAGATGTCCCCAAAGGCGTCCCCAAGGAGATGCCAAGAGATGTCCCCAAGGAGACGCCAAGAGATGTCCCCAAGGAGACGCCAAGAGATGTCCCCAAAGGCGTCCCCAAGGAGACGCCAAGAGATGTCCCCACAGGGGACCCAGACGAGGTCCCCAAGAGGGTCCCCAGCCAAGCTCCCGGGGGAGCCATCCCCAAAGGGACCCCCCGAGGCGTCCCCGTCCCCAAGGGCACCCCCGTCCCCGCTGGGCCAGCGCCCCGGGGACAGCGGCTACGAGACGGAgacgtccccgtcccccgcgGCAGGGGCCGGTGGCGGTGGCGCCGCCGGGGCGGCAGCgaccccggggacccccgtgccccgccgcgggcagggggacagggacggggacgtcCCCGGGGCCACCGCCGAGGGGGGGTTCGTGGTCCAGGTGTGCCAGGAGCGGCTGCAGGTCACCCTGCGCGAGGACGTCACCCGAAATCTGCTGGCACCCCGGGGACAGGACGGGCGCCCCgaggcgccggggcgggggggggccggcggagggcgggggggggacaacGGCAACGGCGCCGCCGCCACcgacgtccccgtccccgcggccaCCCCCGTCCCCGCGGCCACCCCCAGCAGCGCCGACATCCGAG cgaaGGCCTCCcgcctctctctccccctgcctcccctggCCCTGCGGCCcttcccccgccgcggcccgcgggcCCCGCGCTGGGAAACGGCCgaggcgcgggggccgccggaggaggaggaagaggaggaggaagaggaggacgaggacgaggaagaggaggccgaggaggcggcggcggcgggcgggggcggccccgcggggccggtgGTGCCGGTCGTGGTGACCCGCTGGGACGGGCGCGGCCTCCGGGGCCTCCTCAAGTCGCCGCGGGCCGCGGCGGAAGCGGAAGCGGCGCTAGCGCGCAAGCGCAAGATGGTGTCCTTCTTCGATGACGTCACCGTCTACCTCTTCGACCAG GAGACGCCCACCAACGAGCTGAGCTGCCAGAGCGCCGCCGAGGGGGAGGAGGCGGAACCCGACGCTTTTGCGCCCCCTGGCGGAATCG GAGGGGTCTTCGagtgggaggaggagcagggcccccccggcccccccctggGTGGGGACCCCCGACGTGGCACCCGCTTCACCGTCTGCCCCGCCCTggagcccccccggggcccccccgaGCCCGAGCGCCCCACGGCCC cCCCCATCGAGAACTGA